In Acidimicrobiia bacterium, the following proteins share a genomic window:
- a CDS encoding elongation factor Tu — VMPGDNTEMQVELINPIAMDEGLRFAIREGGRTVGAGRVIKITK, encoded by the coding sequence GTGATGCCGGGTGATAATACGGAGATGCAGGTGGAGTTGATCAACCCGATCGCGATGGATGAGGGGTTACGGTTCGCCATTCGTGAGGGTGGCCGCACTGTCGGCGCCGGCCGCGTCATCAAAATCACCAAATAG
- the rpsJ gene encoding 30S ribosomal protein S10, with protein sequence MADNEHRIRIRLKAYDHGVVDESARKIAETVIRTQAKIKGPVPLPTRIHRYCVIRGPHVDKTSREHFEIRIHKRLIDILEPTPKTVDSLMRLDLPAGVEVEIKT encoded by the coding sequence GTGGCAGACAACGAGCACCGGATCCGCATCCGCCTGAAGGCGTACGACCACGGCGTGGTTGACGAGTCGGCGCGCAAGATCGCGGAAACCGTGATTCGCACTCAGGCGAAGATCAAAGGCCCGGTGCCGTTGCCGACGCGGATCCACCGGTACTGCGTCATTCGCGGGCCGCACGTGGACAAGACCAGCCGTGAGCATTTCGAGATCCGCATCCACAAGCGGCTCATCGACATCCTCGAGCCGACTCCGAAGACGGTCGACTCGCTCATGCGCCTCGACCTGCCGGCCGGAGTCGAAGTGGAGATCAAGACGTGA
- the rplC gene encoding 50S ribosomal protein L3 produces MKAIVGEKLGMTQIFDDESRAIPVTIIKAGPVRVTQIKRQETDGYGAIQIAFKELASRKVNRATAGHFAKSGVPPARHVVEVRVDDPGAFVLGQEITVSDLFEVGQKADVTGISKGKGFAGTIKRHNFSGQGASHGAHKVHRAPGSIGACATPARVFKGKRLPGRMGGDTTTVLNLDVVQIDAERNLLMVRGAVPGPKGAVLVIREAVKSNA; encoded by the coding sequence GTGAAGGCCATCGTCGGCGAGAAGCTCGGGATGACCCAGATCTTCGATGACGAATCGCGGGCGATCCCGGTGACGATCATCAAGGCGGGCCCGGTGCGGGTGACGCAGATCAAGCGCCAAGAGACCGACGGCTACGGCGCCATCCAGATCGCCTTCAAGGAGTTGGCCTCGAGGAAGGTGAACCGGGCAACCGCCGGCCACTTCGCCAAGTCGGGGGTTCCGCCCGCCCGCCACGTCGTCGAGGTGAGGGTCGACGATCCAGGGGCGTTCGTGCTCGGGCAGGAGATCACGGTCTCCGACCTCTTCGAGGTGGGTCAGAAGGCGGACGTGACGGGCATCTCGAAGGGCAAGGGTTTCGCCGGCACCATCAAGCGGCACAACTTCAGCGGCCAGGGGGCGTCGCACGGTGCCCACAAGGTCCACCGCGCCCCCGGCTCGATCGGGGCGTGCGCCACCCCGGCACGTGTCTTCAAGGGCAAGCGACTCCCGGGCCGCATGGGTGGGGACACGACCACCGTCCTCAACCTCGACGTCGTCCAGATAGACGCCGAACGCAATCTGCTGATGGTCCGCGGCGCCGTGCCCGGTCCGAAGGGCGCCGTCCTCGTGATCAGGGAGGCGGTGAAGTCCAATGCCTGA